One genomic segment of Flavobacteriaceae bacterium includes these proteins:
- a CDS encoding transposase: protein MKTNEIIGIDVSKLLIDVCIYSKQIVQQFENSKSGFKLMLKWSFKNSSFSKEETMFVFEHTGMYSHLLSVSLTEQKLSFFIASGLEIKRSIGIARGKDDQIDAKRIAHGYRLKEELKPSKLPKRSILQLKSLLSLRTKLNKQRAGFKVTLKEQKRIYKAKEYKIIFDVQQKMIAELTKQIHKINTQMQAIIDQNIMLKETYNLVTSVKGIGMQTAIMMIVFTDNFSKFENWRKFASYCGVAPFPYQSGTSIKGRTKVSHLANKKLKAIINMCAISAIQHNPEMKLYYHKRIKQGKSKMSTVNIIRNKLIARVFAVVKRQTPYVDTFKFAA, encoded by the coding sequence ATGAAAACAAATGAAATTATCGGAATCGATGTCAGTAAATTATTAATTGATGTTTGTATCTATTCTAAACAAATTGTTCAACAGTTTGAGAACAGTAAATCTGGATTTAAATTAATGCTAAAGTGGAGTTTTAAAAATTCGTCTTTCTCTAAAGAAGAAACCATGTTTGTATTTGAACATACAGGAATGTACTCTCATTTATTATCTGTGTCTTTAACTGAACAAAAATTATCTTTTTTCATAGCTTCTGGTTTAGAAATTAAAAGATCTATTGGTATTGCTCGTGGAAAGGATGACCAAATTGATGCCAAACGCATTGCTCATGGGTATCGATTAAAAGAAGAACTTAAACCCAGTAAGCTACCTAAAAGAAGTATATTACAACTAAAAAGTCTCTTATCTTTAAGGACAAAACTTAACAAACAAAGAGCTGGTTTTAAAGTTACTTTGAAAGAACAAAAAAGAATTTATAAAGCAAAAGAGTATAAAATAATCTTTGACGTTCAACAAAAAATGATTGCAGAACTAACCAAACAAATACACAAGATTAATACTCAAATGCAAGCTATTATTGACCAAAATATAATGTTAAAAGAAACCTATAACCTTGTTACTAGTGTTAAAGGTATAGGAATGCAAACTGCTATAATGATGATTGTGTTTACTGACAATTTTTCAAAATTTGAAAACTGGAGAAAGTTTGCCTCTTATTGTGGTGTTGCTCCTTTTCCTTACCAATCTGGAACTAGTATTAAAGGACGTACAAAAGTCTCTCATTTGGCTAATAAAAAATTGAAAGCAATTATTAATATGTGCGCTATTTCTGCTATACAACATAACCCAGAAATGAAATTATACTATCATAAAAGAATAAAACAAGGCAAAAGTAAAATGAGTACCGTTAACATTATTAGAAACAAATTAATAGCAAGAGTGTTTGCCGTTGTCAAACGACAAACACCCTATGTAGATACTTTTAAATTTGCTGCATAA